The Thiogranum longum genome includes a region encoding these proteins:
- a CDS encoding efflux RND transporter permease subunit: MKFTDLFVNRPVLASVISLLILLVGLRAMFSLEVRQYPETRNTVVSVTTAYPGASSELVKGFITTPLQQAIAEADGIDYLFARSTQGRSTIEAHMALNYDSNAAVAEIQAKVASQRNVLPDEADNPVIDSTTGETTALMYLAFYSDSMKPSQITDYLLRVTQPQLQAIPGVAKAELIGNKTFAMRIWLDPKRMAALNVTANDVRDVLRANNYLAGIGQSKGHYTAINLNATTDLASVEDFRKLVVRTADGTLVRLEDVATPELGAEDYDSTSWYKGKPAIFVGVKQAPGANPLDVAKRVQELMPEIRKQLPEGLQAHIPYDASVFIEDSIDEVFKTLIEAVAIVLIVVYLSLGSMRAAIVPAVAVPLSLVGAAFLMLLMGFSINLLTLLALVLAIGLVVDDAIIVVENVHRHIEMGESRLDAALIGARELALPIIAMTTTLVAVYAPIGFMGGLVGTLFTEFAFALAGAVLISGVVALTLSPMLSSRVLKPHGQQGRFEQWVEHRFERLATAYQRRLHSTLDALPATLLFAAVVLVSIVFMFMTSKHELAPVEDQSILFFQATAPQTATLDYNEAYTRQIVSAFESVPEYHESFFLLGRGEPTTTFGGFKMQPPSQRPRSQMEVQPEIQQKLARIAGFQTAVFPRPSLPGSGGGLPVQFVITSDASYQELDAMANQLIGHAMGSGRFMFLMKEVQYTRPRATLVIDRDRAGDLGISMADIGRNLATLLGGNDVNRFSLEGRSYKVIPQVAREYRLQPDMLKDYYIRPGSGELVNLATGLTTTNASRDLGAAPLVPLDAIVKLKESVEPSQRTQFQQLNSLTLMGVMAPRVPLGDALSYLENTAQELFPRGFGWDYAGQSRQFAQQGSALVVTFFLSILVIYLVLAAQFESWRDPLIILVSVPMSIAGALAFITLGFATINIYTQVGLITLIGLIAKNGILIVEFANQLQITEGLDKRHAVERAAAIRLRPILMTTVSMIVAMFPLLLASGPGAVSRFHIGLTIATGLGIGTLFTLFVVPAVYLLLARQHGQRTLGEQTDLT; the protein is encoded by the coding sequence ATGAAATTTACTGACCTGTTTGTCAATCGCCCGGTTCTGGCGAGCGTTATCAGTCTGCTGATTCTGTTGGTCGGCCTGCGCGCCATGTTTTCACTGGAAGTGCGTCAGTACCCGGAAACCCGCAATACCGTTGTCAGCGTGACCACCGCCTACCCGGGCGCCAGCAGTGAACTGGTCAAGGGCTTTATCACCACGCCCTTGCAACAGGCAATTGCCGAAGCGGACGGAATTGATTACCTGTTTGCGCGCTCCACCCAGGGCCGCTCCACCATCGAAGCTCATATGGCACTCAACTACGACTCCAACGCTGCGGTCGCGGAAATCCAGGCCAAGGTCGCCAGCCAGCGTAACGTGTTGCCCGATGAAGCAGACAATCCGGTCATCGATTCCACGACCGGGGAAACGACCGCGCTGATGTACCTGGCCTTCTACAGCGACAGCATGAAGCCGTCGCAGATTACCGACTACCTGCTGCGTGTTACCCAGCCCCAGCTACAGGCAATCCCCGGTGTGGCGAAGGCCGAACTGATCGGCAACAAGACCTTCGCCATGCGCATCTGGCTGGATCCGAAACGCATGGCCGCGCTGAACGTGACGGCCAACGATGTGCGCGATGTCCTGCGCGCCAATAACTACCTGGCCGGCATCGGTCAGTCCAAGGGCCATTACACCGCGATCAACCTGAACGCGACCACGGATCTTGCCAGCGTCGAGGATTTCCGCAAGCTGGTGGTACGCACAGCCGACGGCACACTGGTTCGGCTCGAGGATGTCGCTACACCGGAACTGGGCGCCGAGGACTACGACTCCACCAGCTGGTACAAAGGCAAGCCGGCCATTTTTGTCGGCGTTAAACAGGCGCCTGGCGCCAACCCGCTGGACGTTGCCAAACGCGTACAGGAACTGATGCCGGAAATCCGCAAACAGTTACCGGAGGGGCTGCAGGCACACATCCCCTACGATGCCAGCGTGTTCATCGAGGACTCCATTGACGAGGTATTCAAAACCCTGATCGAGGCCGTCGCTATTGTCCTGATCGTTGTGTACCTGTCGCTGGGCTCGATGCGCGCCGCCATTGTACCCGCAGTAGCGGTGCCCCTGTCACTGGTCGGTGCCGCATTCCTGATGCTGCTGATGGGTTTCTCCATCAACTTGCTGACCTTGCTGGCACTGGTACTGGCCATCGGCCTGGTGGTCGATGACGCCATTATCGTGGTGGAAAACGTGCACCGACATATCGAAATGGGCGAGTCACGGCTCGATGCCGCATTAATCGGCGCGCGTGAGCTTGCACTGCCGATTATCGCCATGACCACAACACTGGTGGCCGTCTATGCACCAATCGGCTTTATGGGCGGCCTGGTCGGCACCCTGTTTACCGAGTTCGCCTTTGCGCTGGCCGGCGCTGTGCTGATCTCGGGCGTGGTGGCATTAACGCTGTCACCCATGCTGTCATCCAGAGTACTCAAGCCACATGGTCAACAGGGACGCTTCGAGCAATGGGTCGAGCACCGGTTTGAGCGCCTGGCGACGGCTTACCAGCGCCGTCTTCACAGTACCCTGGACGCCTTGCCGGCCACCCTGCTGTTTGCCGCCGTGGTCCTGGTATCAATCGTCTTCATGTTCATGACCAGCAAACACGAACTGGCGCCGGTCGAAGACCAGAGCATCCTGTTCTTCCAGGCCACCGCACCACAAACCGCAACACTGGACTATAACGAGGCCTATACACGACAGATTGTCAGCGCCTTTGAAAGTGTGCCCGAGTATCACGAAAGCTTTTTCCTGCTGGGACGCGGCGAACCGACTACAACATTTGGCGGCTTTAAAATGCAGCCGCCATCGCAACGGCCACGCTCGCAGATGGAAGTGCAGCCGGAGATACAGCAAAAACTGGCGCGCATCGCCGGCTTCCAGACCGCCGTCTTCCCGCGTCCCAGCCTGCCCGGTTCCGGCGGCGGTCTGCCGGTACAGTTTGTTATCACCAGTGACGCGAGTTACCAGGAACTGGACGCGATGGCCAACCAGCTCATCGGCCACGCCATGGGCAGCGGACGTTTCATGTTCCTGATGAAAGAAGTTCAGTACACACGACCACGCGCCACACTGGTGATCGATCGTGACCGGGCCGGTGATCTCGGCATCAGCATGGCTGACATCGGGCGTAACCTTGCCACCCTGCTGGGCGGCAATGACGTTAACCGGTTCAGCCTGGAAGGCCGCAGTTACAAGGTCATACCCCAGGTGGCCCGTGAGTATCGCCTGCAGCCGGACATGCTCAAGGACTACTACATCCGACCCGGTTCAGGTGAGCTGGTTAACCTGGCCACCGGCCTGACAACGACCAATGCATCGCGAGACCTGGGTGCCGCACCACTGGTTCCGCTGGATGCAATTGTGAAACTGAAGGAGAGTGTTGAACCCAGCCAGCGCACCCAGTTCCAGCAATTGAATTCACTCACCCTGATGGGTGTGATGGCACCGCGTGTTCCACTGGGTGATGCACTGTCCTACCTGGAAAACACGGCACAGGAACTGTTTCCGCGCGGCTTTGGCTGGGACTACGCCGGTCAGTCACGTCAGTTTGCCCAGCAGGGCAGCGCACTGGTGGTAACGTTCTTCCTGTCAATCCTGGTGATCTACCTGGTGCTCGCGGCACAGTTCGAGAGCTGGCGTGATCCGCTGATTATCCTGGTGTCGGTACCCATGTCGATCGCCGGCGCACTGGCCTTTATCACACTGGGTTTTGCAACCATCAATATCTACACCCAGGTGGGCCTGATTACCCTGATTGGTTTGATCGCCAAGAACGGCATCCTGATTGTCGAGTTCGCCAACCAGTTGCAGATAACTGAAGGGCTGGACAAGCGGCATGCCGTGGAACGTGCCGCGGCGATTCGCCTGCGCCCGATCCTGATGACCACCGTGTCGATGATTGTGGCGATGTTCCCGCTGTTACTTGCCAGTGGCCCTGGTGCGGTCAGTCGCTTTCATATCGGCCTGACGATTGCCACCGGTCTGGGCATCGGCACCCTGTTTACCCTGTTTGTGGTGCCAGCGGTTTACCTGCTGCTGGCCAGACAGCATGGACAGCGCACCCTTGGTGAACAAACCGACCTGACTTAA
- the ispG gene encoding flavodoxin-dependent (E)-4-hydroxy-3-methylbut-2-enyl-diphosphate synthase — protein sequence MSASNLPITRHSTCAVKIGKVIVGGGAPVVVQSMTNTDTVNIENTVQQVAQLANAGSELVRITVNSEEAAAAVPSIREQLDHMNVDVPLIGDFHFNGHKLLDKYPDCAQALGKYRINPGNVGRGKKRDEQYATMIETACRYDKPVRIGVNWGSLDQALVVRLMDENSRSAQPCDTHEVIHEAMVTSALENAARAEEIGLGRDHIILSVKMSGVQDLIAVYRTLAQRCDYALHLGLTEAGMGAKGIVASTAALSVLLQEGIGDTIRISLTPEPGGSRSEEVRVAQEILQSMGLRAFTPSVVACPGCGRTSSDYFQTLAQNIQGYLREQMPVWRRQHPGVEDMTVAVMGCVVNGPGESKHANIGISLPGTGERPVAPVYVDGEKTVTLKGDHIAEEFRQLVDRYVVEHYGEATITC from the coding sequence ATGTCAGCCAGCAATCTGCCCATTACACGTCATTCCACCTGCGCGGTAAAAATCGGCAAGGTCATCGTCGGAGGTGGCGCGCCCGTTGTCGTGCAATCCATGACCAACACCGATACGGTCAATATCGAGAACACGGTTCAGCAGGTCGCGCAGCTGGCCAACGCCGGTTCGGAGCTGGTACGTATCACCGTCAACAGTGAGGAAGCCGCAGCCGCGGTGCCGTCTATCCGGGAACAGCTGGACCACATGAATGTGGATGTACCGCTGATTGGTGATTTCCACTTCAACGGACACAAGTTGCTGGACAAGTACCCGGACTGCGCGCAGGCACTCGGCAAGTACCGTATTAATCCCGGCAATGTCGGCCGTGGCAAAAAACGCGACGAACAGTATGCGACCATGATCGAAACCGCCTGTCGCTACGACAAACCGGTACGCATTGGCGTCAACTGGGGCAGCCTTGACCAGGCGCTCGTGGTTCGGCTGATGGATGAAAACAGCCGCTCCGCACAACCGTGTGATACCCATGAAGTCATTCATGAAGCCATGGTGACCTCTGCGCTGGAGAATGCAGCGCGTGCGGAGGAAATCGGACTCGGTCGCGACCATATCATTCTGTCGGTCAAAATGAGTGGCGTACAGGACCTGATTGCGGTCTACCGCACGCTGGCACAACGTTGCGATTATGCCTTGCACCTTGGCCTGACAGAGGCCGGGATGGGCGCAAAAGGCATTGTTGCCTCGACGGCCGCACTTTCTGTCCTGCTACAGGAAGGTATCGGCGATACCATCCGCATTTCCCTGACGCCGGAGCCTGGCGGCAGTCGCAGCGAGGAAGTCCGTGTCGCACAGGAAATCCTGCAATCCATGGGATTGCGCGCGTTTACACCCAGCGTTGTGGCCTGCCCGGGCTGTGGCCGTACCTCCAGCGACTATTTCCAGACACTGGCGCAGAATATCCAGGGCTATTTACGTGAACAGATGCCGGTCTGGCGCCGGCAGCACCCTGGTGTTGAAGACATGACGGTAGCCGTCATGGGCTGTGTAGTAAATGGTCCCGGTGAAAGCAAGCATGCCAATATCGGCATCAGCCTGCCAGGTACGGGAGAACGACCGGTGGCACCGGTGTATGTTGATGGTGAGAAAACCGTCACATTGAAAGGCGATCATATTGCCGAAGAGTTCCGGCAGCTGGTGGATCGCTACGTCGTCGAACACTACGGTGAGGCAACTATTACCTGCTAG
- a CDS encoding SPOR domain-containing protein encodes MKNLVYLLLGLNLAFFAWLQFQPAPSPPELRLKPLPPGAVPLVQLSERKQSGGSDPTLVAGEGAETGTAPVPAVSQSDDSKEQEDIAERSPVCRTIGPLKSSDEAAALRTRLSEQGIPAALRQSETQAPSGYQVYLQAASSRKAAEIVRSLEAAGMTDYFVGKRNRISLGIFSSKSKAQIRLSRVRELGHDARLDVRYKTRKVYWIDIEEKEQLLEDFQGWEQVKARYPRLKVQQVSCE; translated from the coding sequence TTGAAAAATCTGGTTTATCTGTTACTGGGCCTCAATCTGGCCTTTTTCGCGTGGTTACAGTTTCAGCCGGCCCCGTCGCCACCGGAATTACGTTTAAAGCCCTTGCCTCCCGGCGCCGTACCGCTTGTACAGTTGTCGGAGCGAAAGCAATCTGGTGGTAGCGACCCCACGCTGGTGGCAGGTGAGGGGGCGGAAACAGGCACAGCTCCTGTGCCTGCGGTCAGTCAGTCTGACGATAGTAAGGAACAGGAGGACATTGCCGAACGCTCTCCGGTTTGTCGTACCATCGGCCCACTGAAATCAAGTGACGAGGCAGCAGCCTTACGTACCCGGCTGTCTGAACAGGGCATTCCGGCCGCGCTAAGACAGAGTGAAACCCAGGCACCATCAGGCTACCAGGTGTACCTGCAGGCTGCTTCATCACGTAAAGCCGCCGAGATTGTCCGCAGTCTGGAGGCGGCTGGCATGACAGATTACTTTGTCGGTAAACGTAACCGGATTTCACTGGGTATATTTTCCAGTAAGAGCAAGGCGCAGATCCGGCTCAGTAGGGTTCGTGAGCTGGGACACGATGCCAGGCTCGATGTGCGCTACAAGACTCGCAAAGTGTACTGGATCGATATCGAGGAAAAAGAGCAGCTGCTTGAAGATTTCCAGGGCTGGGAGCAGGTTAAGGCAAGGTACCCCCGGCTCAAGGTGCAGCAGGTCAGTTGTGAATAG
- a CDS encoding type III pantothenate kinase, whose product MNLLIDIGNTRIKWALQDGEEWISGTPLVRGSKPFKDIARPAWKELETPERVIVSNVAGAEFEKSVCTWVKRRWKILPEFLHSRAEQCGVINAYTKPERLGNDRWAALIAAHGLCRGAAVILGCGTAITVDALSADGRHLGGLIAPGVELMISSVCASASDVTVEDGDTGEIVLLASSTESAVLGGSLYAAVSLLDRISADLRGELGNDVSLLLTGGDAGRLMPLLESRPAHEPELILKGLAIFARETAS is encoded by the coding sequence ATGAATCTGCTGATCGATATTGGCAACACGCGCATCAAGTGGGCGTTGCAGGATGGTGAGGAATGGATCAGTGGTACTCCGCTGGTTCGAGGGTCAAAACCTTTCAAGGATATCGCGCGCCCGGCCTGGAAAGAGCTTGAAACACCGGAAAGAGTGATTGTTTCAAATGTTGCCGGGGCTGAGTTTGAAAAATCTGTCTGCACCTGGGTAAAGCGTCGCTGGAAAATCCTGCCGGAATTCCTGCACAGCCGGGCTGAACAATGTGGTGTCATTAACGCCTACACCAAACCGGAGCGGCTGGGCAATGATCGCTGGGCGGCATTGATTGCGGCGCATGGCCTCTGTCGTGGTGCAGCGGTCATTCTGGGTTGTGGTACCGCCATCACTGTTGATGCACTGTCGGCAGATGGCCGTCACCTCGGTGGACTAATTGCACCTGGCGTTGAGCTTATGATTTCATCTGTCTGCGCCAGCGCGAGCGATGTGACGGTCGAAGACGGGGATACGGGGGAAATTGTCTTACTCGCCAGCAGCACAGAATCAGCTGTGCTGGGGGGGAGCCTGTATGCTGCTGTCTCGCTACTGGACCGCATCAGCGCCGATCTGCGGGGTGAACTGGGTAATGATGTTTCCCTGTTGTTGACCGGTGGGGATGCCGGGCGATTGATGCCACTGCTAGAGAGCAGGCCCGCACATGAACCCGAGCTGATATTGAAGGGGCTGGCAATCTTTGCAAGGGAGACAGCCAGTTGA
- the birA gene encoding bifunctional biotin--[acetyl-CoA-carboxylase] ligase/biotin operon repressor BirA, with protein sequence MSIRYRLPGLLADGRFHSGEELAKALGVSRAAIWKQLRKFDELGLEIHAVRGRGYRLAVPFEPLEVSVIQQHLSTSLSQRIEHLEVQREVDSTSDVLKRMPPPVAPQGINVCLAEWQSAGRGRRGRRWISPYGTNLYLSLACMLEDGVLQSGGLSLAVAVAVRRTLQKLGIDGLGLKWPNDIYLNGNKLAGILLDLSGESGGNYQVIIGIGINLRMPEGAGAEIDQPWSDLRHNKLQLQRNRLAGKLLDDLVKVIEIFSRQGLEAFAEEWQRYDIAAGLPVDLQTGQQESIRGVARGVDPHGALLIEQDGRIQTFHAGEISVRLAG encoded by the coding sequence ATGTCAATACGTTATCGATTGCCAGGGCTTCTCGCTGATGGCCGCTTTCACTCCGGAGAAGAGCTGGCGAAGGCGCTGGGCGTGAGTCGAGCCGCGATCTGGAAACAGTTACGCAAATTCGATGAGCTTGGCCTGGAGATTCATGCGGTACGGGGTCGAGGCTATCGGCTTGCGGTTCCTTTCGAGCCGTTGGAAGTATCAGTGATACAGCAGCATCTCTCTACTTCACTTAGCCAGAGAATCGAACATCTCGAAGTCCAGCGCGAGGTTGACTCAACCAGCGATGTCCTTAAACGTATGCCGCCGCCAGTTGCACCGCAGGGTATTAACGTCTGTCTCGCGGAGTGGCAGAGCGCGGGTCGTGGCCGACGGGGGCGACGGTGGATTTCGCCATACGGTACCAATCTGTATTTGTCGCTGGCATGCATGCTGGAGGACGGCGTGCTGCAGTCTGGCGGGTTGAGTCTTGCTGTAGCTGTGGCAGTACGCCGTACTCTACAGAAACTGGGCATCGATGGTCTTGGTTTGAAGTGGCCTAACGATATTTACTTAAACGGAAACAAACTCGCGGGTATCCTGCTTGATCTCTCCGGCGAGAGTGGCGGTAACTACCAGGTTATCATCGGTATCGGTATCAATTTACGAATGCCGGAAGGTGCAGGTGCAGAAATTGATCAGCCCTGGTCAGATCTCAGGCATAATAAACTGCAACTACAACGCAACAGGCTGGCAGGTAAGCTCTTGGACGATCTTGTAAAGGTTATTGAAATATTTTCCCGGCAGGGACTCGAGGCTTTTGCTGAAGAGTGGCAGCGATACGATATCGCAGCGGGCTTGCCTGTAGATCTTCAGACAGGTCAGCAGGAAAGTATTCGCGGTGTTGCGCGGGGAGTAGACCCGCATGGCGCACTGCTCATCGAGCAGGACGGCAGGATCCAGACATTTCATGCCGGTGAAATCAGCGTGCGACTGGCAGGATGA
- a CDS encoding CBS domain-containing protein — protein sequence MTDLRQQMAVNIEPDVSIEWALQRMKSAGVRLLFVVNPDKQLLGLITSTDIQGEKPAQFRQGLNLRHEEIMVRDIMTPYSNLEATDMSDVRQATVGDVVAMLEKVGRRHALVLDRDTDSGNMAIRGIFSASQIEKQLDRVIETVDVALTFAEVESALNS from the coding sequence ATGACTGACCTGCGACAACAAATGGCCGTCAATATTGAGCCGGATGTATCCATTGAATGGGCTTTGCAACGAATGAAATCAGCTGGCGTACGTTTGTTGTTTGTTGTAAATCCAGACAAGCAATTGCTCGGACTGATAACTTCAACCGATATACAGGGAGAGAAGCCGGCCCAGTTCAGGCAGGGACTTAATCTGCGCCACGAGGAAATTATGGTGCGCGATATTATGACGCCTTACAGTAATCTCGAGGCAACTGACATGTCGGATGTCAGGCAGGCAACCGTAGGCGACGTGGTAGCGATGCTGGAAAAAGTCGGCCGTCGGCACGCGTTGGTGCTTGACCGGGATACGGATTCCGGCAACATGGCTATCCGCGGTATATTTTCGGCCTCACAGATCGAAAAACAACTGGATCGCGTCATTGAAACGGTTGATGTTGCACTGACCTTTGCCGAAGTCGAGTCGGCCCTGAATAGCTGA
- the tyrS gene encoding tyrosine--tRNA ligase: MSQQEALEQIRRGAEEILVESELVERLKTGKPLRVKAGFDPTAPDLHLGHTVLLNKLRQFQDLGHEAIFLIGDFTGMIGDPTGKNITRKPLTRDEVIENAKTYEQQIFKILDPEKTLVMFNSSWMNEMSAADLIQLAAKHTVARMLERDDFNKRYGSGQPIAIHEFLYPLVQGYDSVALKADVELGGTDQKFNLLVGRQLQEAYGQKPQTVLTMPILEGLDGVQKMSKSLGNYIGIADAPDEMFGKLMSISDDLMWRYFELLSFRPLSEISKLRQQMEEGRNPRDIKFELGVEIVERFHTRQAAEQAQQNFVERFQKGAMPDDMPKVELVADAGGIPIANALKDAGLTSSTSESMRMIRQGAVKLDGEKISDAKLRLDPDHEFVCQVGKRRFAQVRIVSA, translated from the coding sequence ATGTCGCAGCAAGAGGCGCTTGAGCAGATCAGGCGGGGTGCAGAGGAAATTCTGGTTGAATCAGAGCTGGTTGAGCGCCTGAAAACCGGTAAGCCATTACGTGTTAAAGCGGGTTTTGACCCGACAGCACCTGACCTGCACCTTGGGCATACCGTGTTGCTGAACAAACTGAGGCAGTTCCAGGATCTGGGCCATGAGGCCATCTTTCTGATAGGCGACTTTACCGGCATGATCGGAGATCCAACCGGCAAAAATATCACGCGCAAGCCTTTGACTCGCGATGAAGTCATCGAGAATGCAAAGACTTACGAGCAGCAGATATTCAAAATCCTTGATCCGGAAAAGACACTTGTGATGTTCAACTCCAGCTGGATGAACGAGATGTCGGCGGCTGATCTTATTCAGTTGGCGGCGAAACATACGGTCGCCCGGATGCTGGAGCGCGATGATTTCAACAAGCGATACGGCTCTGGCCAGCCCATCGCTATCCATGAATTTCTTTATCCTCTTGTGCAGGGATATGACTCGGTAGCGTTGAAGGCAGATGTTGAGCTGGGAGGTACGGACCAGAAATTCAACTTGCTGGTTGGCCGGCAGTTGCAGGAAGCCTATGGCCAGAAACCCCAGACTGTTTTGACGATGCCTATTCTCGAGGGGCTGGATGGCGTGCAGAAAATGTCAAAATCACTGGGTAACTATATCGGTATTGCAGATGCGCCAGACGAAATGTTCGGCAAGCTGATGTCGATTTCTGACGATTTGATGTGGCGTTACTTCGAATTGCTAAGTTTCAGACCTCTTTCAGAGATCAGTAAGTTGCGACAGCAGATGGAAGAAGGCCGTAATCCTCGCGATATCAAGTTTGAGCTGGGTGTCGAAATTGTTGAGCGTTTCCACACCCGGCAGGCGGCCGAGCAGGCGCAGCAGAATTTTGTGGAGCGTTTCCAGAAGGGTGCCATGCCAGATGATATGCCGAAGGTTGAGCTTGTGGCTGATGCCGGAGGCATCCCGATTGCCAATGCGCTGAAAGATGCAGGTTTAACGTCAAGCACGTCGGAAAGCATGCGTATGATCCGTCAGGGTGCAGTTAAACTGGATGGAGAAAAAATTTCTGACGCAAAGCTAAGGCTGGATCCCGATCATGAGTTTGTTTGTCAGGTCGGAAAACGGCGTTTTGCGCAGGTGAGAATCGTTTCGGCCTGA